A window of Raineyella sp. W15-4 contains these coding sequences:
- a CDS encoding response regulator: MSADASAADKTVTVLLYSDDRQVRENLKLALGRRVAADLPEVVIVETATHAAVDHAIRQGGIDLAILDGEAAPAGGMGISKQFKEEIADCPPILLLVIRKDDAWLSAWSLADAVERYPIDPVTFPGTVAELLRRRLQTTGV; the protein is encoded by the coding sequence ATGAGCGCAGACGCGTCCGCCGCAGACAAGACGGTGACGGTCCTGCTGTACTCCGATGACCGTCAGGTGCGTGAGAACCTGAAACTGGCGCTGGGGCGGCGAGTGGCCGCCGATCTGCCCGAGGTCGTGATCGTCGAGACGGCCACGCACGCCGCGGTCGACCACGCCATCCGGCAGGGGGGCATCGACCTGGCCATCCTCGACGGAGAGGCCGCACCGGCCGGCGGGATGGGCATCTCCAAGCAGTTCAAGGAGGAGATCGCCGACTGCCCGCCGATCCTGCTGCTGGTGATCCGCAAGGACGACGCCTGGCTGTCCGCCTGGTCCCTCGCGGACGCCGTCGAGCGGTACCCGATCGACCCGGTCACCTTCCCGGGGACCGTCGCCGAGTTGCTCCGCCGGCGGCTGCAGACCACCGGGGTCTGA